The following coding sequences lie in one Myxococcales bacterium genomic window:
- a CDS encoding CDP-alcohol phosphatidyltransferase family protein — translation MRGLKAPVRDEVLDAAICRPLGRWIARRLGPRGITANQVTLFTAALGVITGVFYAAPLPWPVLGGCLFFFAMVFDCVDGELARRYGGGDWRGRIFDGLADGVTAFSVLIGMVVHLGRSGISVFGYTPKTFEWLVIFLPAGASFMWHSAVVDNLKQRLKRGSIDNTLGSFASEPKNAFDRVSYALLVSYVRWMQRSTGSSCPGGYLCFRRVQWVGPTHHHFLMMIAALCIGAWPRAYLGYWVFAVVIANLYMVATLWISRNTWRKASTSLT, via the coding sequence ATGCGCGGACTGAAAGCGCCGGTGCGTGATGAGGTGTTGGATGCCGCCATCTGTCGCCCCCTGGGCCGCTGGATCGCGCGAAGGCTCGGGCCTCGAGGCATCACCGCCAACCAAGTGACGTTATTTACGGCTGCCCTCGGCGTCATCACGGGCGTGTTCTACGCAGCGCCGCTTCCCTGGCCCGTCTTGGGCGGATGTTTGTTTTTCTTCGCGATGGTCTTTGATTGCGTCGATGGCGAGCTTGCGCGTCGTTACGGAGGCGGGGACTGGCGGGGCCGCATCTTTGACGGCTTGGCAGACGGAGTGACGGCATTTAGCGTGCTCATTGGCATGGTCGTGCACCTCGGCCGCAGCGGCATCTCAGTCTTCGGCTACACGCCTAAGACCTTCGAGTGGCTGGTGATCTTTCTTCCTGCGGGCGCGAGTTTTATGTGGCACAGCGCTGTCGTCGACAACCTCAAGCAGCGGCTCAAACGGGGCTCTATCGATAACACCTTGGGCTCTTTCGCCAGTGAACCCAAGAACGCTTTTGATAGGGTGAGCTACGCGCTTTTGGTGAGCTACGTCCGTTGGATGCAGCGCTCCACGGGCTCGAGCTGCCCAGGGGGATATTTATGTTTTCGACGTGTGCAGTGGGTCGGTCCCACCCACCATCATTTTCTCATGATGATAGCGGCCTTATGCATAGGAGCATGGCCTCGTGCCTACCTTGGCTATTGGGTGTTTGCCGTAGTCATTGCCAATCTCTATATGGTGGCAACGCTTTGGATATCGCGTAACACGTGGCGTAAAGCATCTACGAGCTTGACATAG